In the Purpureocillium takamizusanense chromosome 5, complete sequence genome, one interval contains:
- a CDS encoding uncharacterized protein (antiSMASH:Cluster_5.4~EggNog:ENOG503P0MW~COG:U~SECRETED:SignalP(1-27~SECRETED:cutsite=CTG-AP~SECRETED:prob=0.2532)~TransMembrane:11 (n9-17c25/26o41-59i71-93o99-119i150-173o179-201i234-259o271-289i301-320o326-347i359-383o418-439i)) has translation MADVFGRYAAITAAVLIMMVGSALCTGAPTNAYAVLLLGRAFQGIASAGLNVVVRTILADRVTLRENAKNWAIFAFVGGISYAMGPVVGGYLTRADWRWCFGINLPIAAVALLAIFFVLRKELLGPQPIPELDETAETGRRAKLVVRLKTVDVGGQALFVIGFGLIILGLTWGGVTYPWASAAVIVSLVVGCLFVGFFFAWERMLSPGRALSKKMPWQRAMIPWAMLTNRDLGLIFYTECATGMAMFSVLYFCNIYFIAVKGNSSDKAGLQLLYFTPGIGVGIYLCSILCNRWPRMTFPPLFLGSIIEMVGVGVLAWALYMERTATIFGMMALVGCGMGLRFMIAPLHGIGIFKAHRAAVIGLMAVAVPFGGTIGLTIMSTVFNNTSGLDSKHSDFSRLGELPEGARRQAIYDAKMGVVWAFVAIVPFMVLSWSCCFFLGNVVLGSKSAVDDDGDGSQDVVYDKPYLWNLLRGRRMRAEDYTGIRLESPGGRQGLKTTLNEASPA, from the exons ATGGCCGATGTATTTGGCCGAtacgccgccatcaccgcgGCCGTACTCATCATGATGGTCGGGAGCGCTCTGTGCACGGGAGCCCCAACCAACGCCTATGCCGTCCTTTTGCTTGGTCGCGCCTTCCAAGGCATTGCCTCCGCCGGGTTGAACGTCGTTGTTCGCACCATTCTCGCCGACAGAGTCACCCTGCGAGAGAACGCCAAGAATTGGGCCATCTTTGCgttcgtcggcggcatctccTACGCCATgggccccgtcgtcggcggctaCCTGACGAGGGCCGACTGGAGATGGTGTTTTGGGATCAACctccccatcgccgccgttgccctGCTGGCCATCTTTTTCGTCCTACGCAAGGAGCTCTTGGGGCCACAGCCGATCccggagctcgacgagacgGCTGAGACTGGGCGTCGCGCCAAGTTGGTGGTGCGCCTCAAGACAGTCGACGTGGGTGGACAGGCACTCTTCGTCATTGGCTTTGGCCTCATTATCCTCGGCCTGACATGGGGCGGCGTGACCTATCCCTGGGCTTCGGCTGCCGTGATTGTGTCTCTTGTCGTGGGATGCTTGTTTGttggcttcttcttcgcgtGGGAGAGGATGCTTTCTCCAGGACGGGCGTTGTCCAAGAAGATGCCGTGGCAGAGAGCCATGATCCCGTGGGCGATGTTGACGAATCGGGATCTTGGGCTGATCTTCTACACCGAGTGCGCCACCGGCATGGCCATGTTTTCT GTGCTCTACTTTTGCAACATCTACTTTATCGCAGTCAAG GGGAACAGCTCAGACAAGGCAGGCCTTCAGTTGCTCTATTTTACGCCAGGAATTGGAG TTGGCATCTACCTGTGCTCCATCCTCTGCAACCGTTGGCCGCGCATGACGTTTCCGCCATTGTTCCTGGGCTCAATCATTGAGATGGTAGGTGTTGGAGTCCTCGCGTGGGCCTTGTATATGGAAAGAACGGCAACGATATTCGGCATGATGGCGCTGGTCGGTTGCGGCATGGGTCTCCGGTTTATGATTGCGCCACTTCATGGCATTGGCATCTTCAAAGCCCACCGTGCGGCGGTCATTGGGCTGATGGCTGTTGCTGTTCCCTTTGGCGGGACCATCGGTCTTACCATCATGTCGACCGTGTTCAACAACACGTCTGGGCTTGACTCGAAGCACAGCGACTTCTCCAGACTGGGAGAGCTGCCCGAAGGAGCCAGGCGGCAGGCAATCTACGACGCAAAG ATGGGTGTAGTCTGGGCATTTGTTGCTATTGTTCCGTTCATGGTCCTG TCTTGGTCCTGCTGCTTCTTTCTCGGAAACGTGGTGCTTGGAAGCAAGTCGGCggtcgatgacgatggtgacggAAGCCAAGATGTCGTCTACGATAAACCCTATCTCTGGAATCTGTTGAGGGGCCGCCGGATGCGAGCGGAGGATTACACGGGAATAAGGCTCGAGAGCCCTGGCGGAAGACAAGGGCTCAAGACGACGCTGAACGAAGCCTCTCCCGCCTGA
- a CDS encoding uncharacterized protein (EggNog:ENOG503P0MW~antiSMASH:Cluster_5.4~TransMembrane:14 (i54-79o91-110i117-138o150-168i180-202o208-228i259-282o288-310i343-368o380-398i410-429o435-456i468-492o527-548i)~COG:U), which translates to MATYIYKKFLSPSRDESSPKPPPRTCPHRQEPETATCPDCKADKSKVRKYRWKIIFGLLWPYSLQALDATIIASALPWIASDFNEISQQNWIVSAFNLTSAAFIPFWALMADVFGRYAAITAAVLIMMVGSALCTGAPTNAYAVLLLGRAFQGIASAGLNVVVRTILADRVTLRENAKNWAIFAFVGGISYAMGPVVGGYLTRADWRWCFGINLPIAAVALLAIFFVLRKELLGPQPIPELDETAETGRRAKLVVRLKTVDVGGQALFVIGFGLIILGLTWGGVTYPWASAAVIVSLVVGCLFVGFFFAWERMLSPGRALSKKMPWQRAMIPWAMLTNRDLGLIFYTECATGMAMFSVLYFCNIYFIAVKGNSSDKAGLQLLYFTPGIGVGIYLCSILCNRWPRMTFPPLFLGSIIEMVGVGVLAWALYMERTATIFGMMALVGCGMGLRFMIAPLHGIGIFKAHRAAVIGLMAVAVPFGGTIGLTIMSTVFNNTSGLDSKHSDFSRLGELPEGARRQAIYDAKMGVVWAFVAIVPFMVLSWSCCFFLGNVVLGSKSAVDDDGDGSQDVVYDKPYLWNLLRGRRMRAEDYTGIRLESPGGRQGLKTTLNEASPA; encoded by the exons ATGGCAACCTACATATACAAGAAGTTTCTCAGCCCGTCGCGCGATGAATCGTCCCCAAAACCGCCCCCAAGGACGTGTCCCCACCGACAAGAGCCGGAAACCGCAACATGCCCGGACTGCAAGGCAGACAAGTCAAAAGTGAGAAAATACCGATGGAAAATCATCTTTGGCCTGCTATGGCCATACTCTCTGCAAGCGCTTGATGCCACCAT TATCGCGAGCGCACTGCCATGGATCGCGAGCGACTTCAACGAAATATCCCAGCAGAATTGGATCGTTTCGGCTTTCAACCTCACTTCTGCTGCGTTCATCCCGTTTTGGGCCCTGATGGCCGATGTATTTGGCCGAtacgccgccatcaccgcgGCCGTACTCATCATGATGGTCGGGAGCGCTCTGTGCACGGGAGCCCCAACCAACGCCTATGCCGTCCTTTTGCTTGGTCGCGCCTTCCAAGGCATTGCCTCCGCCGGGTTGAACGTCGTTGTTCGCACCATTCTCGCCGACAGAGTCACCCTGCGAGAGAACGCCAAGAATTGGGCCATCTTTGCgttcgtcggcggcatctccTACGCCATgggccccgtcgtcggcggctaCCTGACGAGGGCCGACTGGAGATGGTGTTTTGGGATCAACctccccatcgccgccgttgccctGCTGGCCATCTTTTTCGTCCTACGCAAGGAGCTCTTGGGGCCACAGCCGATCccggagctcgacgagacgGCTGAGACTGGGCGTCGCGCCAAGTTGGTGGTGCGCCTCAAGACAGTCGACGTGGGTGGACAGGCACTCTTCGTCATTGGCTTTGGCCTCATTATCCTCGGCCTGACATGGGGCGGCGTGACCTATCCCTGGGCTTCGGCTGCCGTGATTGTGTCTCTTGTCGTGGGATGCTTGTTTGttggcttcttcttcgcgtGGGAGAGGATGCTTTCTCCAGGACGGGCGTTGTCCAAGAAGATGCCGTGGCAGAGAGCCATGATCCCGTGGGCGATGTTGACGAATCGGGATCTTGGGCTGATCTTCTACACCGAGTGCGCCACCGGCATGGCCATGTTTTCT GTGCTCTACTTTTGCAACATCTACTTTATCGCAGTCAAG GGGAACAGCTCAGACAAGGCAGGCCTTCAGTTGCTCTATTTTACGCCAGGAATTGGAG TTGGCATCTACCTGTGCTCCATCCTCTGCAACCGTTGGCCGCGCATGACGTTTCCGCCATTGTTCCTGGGCTCAATCATTGAGATGGTAGGTGTTGGAGTCCTCGCGTGGGCCTTGTATATGGAAAGAACGGCAACGATATTCGGCATGATGGCGCTGGTCGGTTGCGGCATGGGTCTCCGGTTTATGATTGCGCCACTTCATGGCATTGGCATCTTCAAAGCCCACCGTGCGGCGGTCATTGGGCTGATGGCTGTTGCTGTTCCCTTTGGCGGGACCATCGGTCTTACCATCATGTCGACCGTGTTCAACAACACGTCTGGGCTTGACTCGAAGCACAGCGACTTCTCCAGACTGGGAGAGCTGCCCGAAGGAGCCAGGCGGCAGGCAATCTACGACGCAAAG ATGGGTGTAGTCTGGGCATTTGTTGCTATTGTTCCGTTCATGGTCCTG TCTTGGTCCTGCTGCTTCTTTCTCGGAAACGTGGTGCTTGGAAGCAAGTCGGCggtcgatgacgatggtgacggAAGCCAAGATGTCGTCTACGATAAACCCTATCTCTGGAATCTGTTGAGGGGCCGCCGGATGCGAGCGGAGGATTACACGGGAATAAGGCTCGAGAGCCCTGGCGGAAGACAAGGGCTCAAGACGACGCTGAACGAAGCCTCTCCCGCCTGA
- the YAT1 gene encoding Carnitine O-acetyltransferase (EggNog:ENOG503NUER~COG:I) has protein sequence MTAKVRVFSPPNSLAARLAEPPADPATPRSVPEPPASVSSRQPLNLSSAYTRVPMATHSAHKEGGITFAAQDKLPKLPIPNLDDTCKRYLEVLAPLQAPRERAETRHAVQEFLKQDGPDLQDKLKKYAHGKTSYIEQFWYDSYLNFDNPVVLNLNPFFLLEDDPTPARNNQVTRAASLVVSALDFIRAVRKEELPPDTFKGTPLCMYQFSRLFGTARVPTENGCQIVQDPQSTHIAVMCHGQIYWFDVLDDNSDVIMTEKDIAINLQTITEDAAQIPIQEAAKGALGVLSTENRKVWSGLRDVLTKNPGSNNADCLNIIDSALFVLCLDYTEPPNVAALCQNMLCGTSEVKNGVQIGTCTNRWYDKMQIIVCKNGSAGINFEHTGVDGHTVLRFASDVYTDTILRFARSINGQAPTLWASTSPDPSKRDPESFGDVNTTPRKLEWDMIPELSIAVRFAETRLADLIEQNEFQCLDFGSYGKNFITSMGFSPDAFVQMAFQAAYYGLYGRVECTYEPAMTKVYLHGRTEAVRTVSSDSVDFVQTFWADNPLEQKIEALKTACQKHVNRTKECAKAQGCDRHLYALFCVWQKYVDDEIGSGMSSFGQSSPVDGYSPVGSPEKASSISSLDGVEIGRSRERGDSTNSRSRDSHPLPFIFADSGWDKLNTTVLSTSNCGNPSLRHFGFGPTSGDGFGIGYIIKDDSISICVSSKHRQTKRFVDALESYLLEIRRILRVTNRKSSTAKTSRAREAEESRPKPVGRKSRGRLVTGLETVRTPRSQDGSSLAEESITASDDDELGGYGFFDAGMLRQALKARDPAADTSETKASERAAVQARRRDVGKKLRLTTE, from the exons ATGACCGCCAAAGTCCGCGTCTTCAGTCCTCCAAACTCCCTGGCAGCGCGGCTGGCAGAGCCTCCCGCCGACCCAGCTACGCCCCGAAGTGTCCCAGAGCCTCCGGCTTCCGTCTCGTCACGTCAGCCTCTGAACCTGTCATCGGCTTACACCAGAGTGCCCATGGCTACCCACAGTGCGCACAAGGAGGGCGGCATCACTTTTGCTGCCCAAGACAAGCTTCCCAAGCTCCCCATTcccaacctcgacgacactTGCAAAAGATACTTGGAGGTTCTTGCGCCACTTCAGGCCCCCCGCGAACGGGCTGAGACGAGACATGCCGTTCAGGAGTTCCTCAAACAAGACGGGCCCGATTTGCAAGACAAGCTCAAGAAGTATGCCCATGGCAAGACGAGCTACATCGAGCAGTTCT GGTACGACTCGTATCTCAACTTTGACAACCCCGTGGTCCTCAACCTGAACCCATTCTTCCTTCTCGAAGATGACCCTACGCCGGCGAGAAACAACCAAGTCACCCGTGCGGCTTCACTGGTCGTGTCCGCCCTCGACTTTATCCGAGCTGTCCGAAAAGAGGAGCTTCCTCCCGACACGTTCAAGGGCACGCCGCTCTGCATGTACCAGTTTTCTCGCTTATTTGGCACTGCGAGAGTGCCGACCGAGAACGGCTGTCAAATCGTGCAGGACCCGCAATCAACGCATATCGCGGTCATGTGCCATGGCCAGATCTACTGGTTTGATGTCTTAGACGACAACTCCGACGTTATCATGACCGAGAAGGACATTGCCATCAACCTACAGACAATCACCGAGGATGCCGCTCAAATCCCGATCCAGGAGGCTGCCAAAGGTGCTCTCGGTGTCTTGAGCACGGAGAACCGCAAGGTGTGGTCTGGCCTCAGAGACGTTTTGACGAAGAACCCCGGCTCAAACAACGCCGACTGTCTCAACATCATAGACTCCGCGCTCTTTGTCCTCTGCCTTGACTACACGGAACCACCCAACGTCGCAGCATTGTGTCAGAACATGCTGTGTGGCACAAGCGAAGTGAAGAATGGAGTTCAAATCGGCACCTGCACCAACCGCTGGTACGACAAGATGCAAATAATTGTTTGCAAAAACGGCAGCGCAGGTATCAACTTTGAGCATACAGGTGTGGACGGCCACACCGTGCTCAGATTCGCCAGTGATGTTTACACAGACACGATTCTCCGCTTCGCCCGCTCCATCAACGGCCAAGCACCCACCCTTTGGGCATCAACAAGCCCCGACCCATCCAAGCGAGACCCCGAAAGTTTTGGCGATGTCAATACCACACCACGGAAGCTTGAATGGGACATGATTCCGGAGTTGAGCATAGCTGTCCGCTTCGCCGAGACTAGACTTGCCGATTTAATCGAGCAGAACGAGTTTCAGTGTCTCGACTTCGGGTCTTACGGCAAGAACTTCATCACCTCAATGGGGTTCTCGCCCGATGCATTTGTGCAGATGGCTTTTCAGGCCGCGTACTATGGCTTGTACGGCCGCGTCGAATGTACTTACGAGCCGGCGATGACCAAGGTGTATTTGCACGGCCGCACCGAGGCTGTTCGGACAGTTTCAAGCGACTCGGTTGACTTTGTCCAAACGTTCTGGGCAGACAATCCGCTCGAGCAGAAGATAGAAGCGCTGAAAACTGCGTGCCAGAAGCACGTCAATCGAACGAAGGAGTGCGCAAAGGCCCAAGGCTGCGATCGGCACCTGTATGCCTTGTTCTGCGTTTGGCAGAAGTacgtcgatgacgagatTGGCAGCGGCATGAGCAGCTTCGGCCAGTCTAGCCCAGTAGATGGGTACTCACCCGTAGGCAGCCCTGAGAAGGCCTCAAGCATCTCATCCCTGGACGGTGTCGAAATAGGACGCAGCAGGGAACGTGGCGATAGCACCAACTCGCGATCACGAGACAGTCACCCTCTGCCATTTATATTCGCAGACTCTGGCTGGGACAAGCTAAACACGACGGTTTTGTCGACATCAAACTGCGGCAACCCGTCGCTCCGGCACTTTGGCTTCGGCCCGACCTCAGGCGACGGCTTCGGCATCGGGTACATTATCAAGGATGATTCCATTTCTATTTGCGTCTCGAGCAAGCATCGCCAAACGAAGCGCTTTGTCGACGCGCTTGAGAGCTATCTCCTCGAAATTCGACGGATCCTCCGTGTAACAAACCGCAAATCGTCGACAGCCAAGACCAGTCGGGCACGGGAGGCAGAGGAATCAAGGCCAAAGCCCGTCGGCCGGAAGTCACGTGGCCGGCTCGTCACCGGTCTCGAGACGGTGAGGACGCCTCGATCCCAAGACGGGTCGTCGCTCGCGGAGGAAAGCATTACAGCcagtgatgacgacgaacTTGGAGGAT ACGGGTTCTTTGACGCGGGCATGCTGCGTCAGGCACTCAAGGCACGGGATCCCGCGGCGGACACGAGTGAGACCAAGGCATCGGAGCGGGCGGCAGTACAGGCCCGACGAAGGGATGTGGGCAAGAAGCTTCGCTTAACGACGGAATGA
- the YAT1 gene encoding Carnitine O-acetyltransferase (EggNog:ENOG503NUER~COG:I): MATHSAHKEGGITFAAQDKLPKLPIPNLDDTCKRYLEVLAPLQAPRERAETRHAVQEFLKQDGPDLQDKLKKYAHGKTSYIEQFWYDSYLNFDNPVVLNLNPFFLLEDDPTPARNNQVTRAASLVVSALDFIRAVRKEELPPDTFKGTPLCMYQFSRLFGTARVPTENGCQIVQDPQSTHIAVMCHGQIYWFDVLDDNSDVIMTEKDIAINLQTITEDAAQIPIQEAAKGALGVLSTENRKVWSGLRDVLTKNPGSNNADCLNIIDSALFVLCLDYTEPPNVAALCQNMLCGTSEVKNGVQIGTCTNRWYDKMQIIVCKNGSAGINFEHTGVDGHTVLRFASDVYTDTILRFARSINGQAPTLWASTSPDPSKRDPESFGDVNTTPRKLEWDMIPELSIAVRFAETRLADLIEQNEFQCLDFGSYGKNFITSMGFSPDAFVQMAFQAAYYGLYGRVECTYEPAMTKVYLHGRTEAVRTVSSDSVDFVQTFWADNPLEQKIEALKTACQKHVNRTKECAKAQGCDRHLYALFCVWQKYVDDEIGSGMSSFGQSSPVDGYSPVGSPEKASSISSLDGVEIGRSRERGDSTNSRSRDSHPLPFIFADSGWDKLNTTVLSTSNCGNPSLRHFGFGPTSGDGFGIGYIIKDDSISICVSSKHRQTKRFVDALESYLLEIRRILRVTNRKSSTAKTSRAREAEESRPKPVGRKSRGRLVTGLETVRTPRSQDGSSLAEESITASDDDELGGYGFFDAGMLRQALKARDPAADTSETKASERAAVQARRRDVGKKLRLTTE, from the exons ATGGCTACCCACAGTGCGCACAAGGAGGGCGGCATCACTTTTGCTGCCCAAGACAAGCTTCCCAAGCTCCCCATTcccaacctcgacgacactTGCAAAAGATACTTGGAGGTTCTTGCGCCACTTCAGGCCCCCCGCGAACGGGCTGAGACGAGACATGCCGTTCAGGAGTTCCTCAAACAAGACGGGCCCGATTTGCAAGACAAGCTCAAGAAGTATGCCCATGGCAAGACGAGCTACATCGAGCAGTTCT GGTACGACTCGTATCTCAACTTTGACAACCCCGTGGTCCTCAACCTGAACCCATTCTTCCTTCTCGAAGATGACCCTACGCCGGCGAGAAACAACCAAGTCACCCGTGCGGCTTCACTGGTCGTGTCCGCCCTCGACTTTATCCGAGCTGTCCGAAAAGAGGAGCTTCCTCCCGACACGTTCAAGGGCACGCCGCTCTGCATGTACCAGTTTTCTCGCTTATTTGGCACTGCGAGAGTGCCGACCGAGAACGGCTGTCAAATCGTGCAGGACCCGCAATCAACGCATATCGCGGTCATGTGCCATGGCCAGATCTACTGGTTTGATGTCTTAGACGACAACTCCGACGTTATCATGACCGAGAAGGACATTGCCATCAACCTACAGACAATCACCGAGGATGCCGCTCAAATCCCGATCCAGGAGGCTGCCAAAGGTGCTCTCGGTGTCTTGAGCACGGAGAACCGCAAGGTGTGGTCTGGCCTCAGAGACGTTTTGACGAAGAACCCCGGCTCAAACAACGCCGACTGTCTCAACATCATAGACTCCGCGCTCTTTGTCCTCTGCCTTGACTACACGGAACCACCCAACGTCGCAGCATTGTGTCAGAACATGCTGTGTGGCACAAGCGAAGTGAAGAATGGAGTTCAAATCGGCACCTGCACCAACCGCTGGTACGACAAGATGCAAATAATTGTTTGCAAAAACGGCAGCGCAGGTATCAACTTTGAGCATACAGGTGTGGACGGCCACACCGTGCTCAGATTCGCCAGTGATGTTTACACAGACACGATTCTCCGCTTCGCCCGCTCCATCAACGGCCAAGCACCCACCCTTTGGGCATCAACAAGCCCCGACCCATCCAAGCGAGACCCCGAAAGTTTTGGCGATGTCAATACCACACCACGGAAGCTTGAATGGGACATGATTCCGGAGTTGAGCATAGCTGTCCGCTTCGCCGAGACTAGACTTGCCGATTTAATCGAGCAGAACGAGTTTCAGTGTCTCGACTTCGGGTCTTACGGCAAGAACTTCATCACCTCAATGGGGTTCTCGCCCGATGCATTTGTGCAGATGGCTTTTCAGGCCGCGTACTATGGCTTGTACGGCCGCGTCGAATGTACTTACGAGCCGGCGATGACCAAGGTGTATTTGCACGGCCGCACCGAGGCTGTTCGGACAGTTTCAAGCGACTCGGTTGACTTTGTCCAAACGTTCTGGGCAGACAATCCGCTCGAGCAGAAGATAGAAGCGCTGAAAACTGCGTGCCAGAAGCACGTCAATCGAACGAAGGAGTGCGCAAAGGCCCAAGGCTGCGATCGGCACCTGTATGCCTTGTTCTGCGTTTGGCAGAAGTacgtcgatgacgagatTGGCAGCGGCATGAGCAGCTTCGGCCAGTCTAGCCCAGTAGATGGGTACTCACCCGTAGGCAGCCCTGAGAAGGCCTCAAGCATCTCATCCCTGGACGGTGTCGAAATAGGACGCAGCAGGGAACGTGGCGATAGCACCAACTCGCGATCACGAGACAGTCACCCTCTGCCATTTATATTCGCAGACTCTGGCTGGGACAAGCTAAACACGACGGTTTTGTCGACATCAAACTGCGGCAACCCGTCGCTCCGGCACTTTGGCTTCGGCCCGACCTCAGGCGACGGCTTCGGCATCGGGTACATTATCAAGGATGATTCCATTTCTATTTGCGTCTCGAGCAAGCATCGCCAAACGAAGCGCTTTGTCGACGCGCTTGAGAGCTATCTCCTCGAAATTCGACGGATCCTCCGTGTAACAAACCGCAAATCGTCGACAGCCAAGACCAGTCGGGCACGGGAGGCAGAGGAATCAAGGCCAAAGCCCGTCGGCCGGAAGTCACGTGGCCGGCTCGTCACCGGTCTCGAGACGGTGAGGACGCCTCGATCCCAAGACGGGTCGTCGCTCGCGGAGGAAAGCATTACAGCcagtgatgacgacgaacTTGGAGGAT ACGGGTTCTTTGACGCGGGCATGCTGCGTCAGGCACTCAAGGCACGGGATCCCGCGGCGGACACGAGTGAGACCAAGGCATCGGAGCGGGCGGCAGTACAGGCCCGACGAAGGGATGTGGGCAAGAAGCTTCGCTTAACGACGGAATGA
- a CDS encoding uncharacterized protein (EggNog:ENOG503P9GP~SECRETED:SignalP(1-21~SECRETED:cutsite=VEA-RL~SECRETED:prob=0.7898)~TransMembrane:1 (n3-14c21/22o263-288i)) gives MKVTQLMAALAAMCISTAVEARLVARIPQATRSVVLPADGMSPRPTVPPSMHELLRRQDSTSYKLTMAVAPDNTCGYISGNASWAYTCGPSATCGLVFSQPTHSGVVMCYNDGGSNFRFGCMDYNDIVSSSKCGDSCAQDTLVLKCTNAASKFCNTIAFPGGITDYWCAAISDSLANQAFTTFAGQTISRSYFTITQTGSSTSLLNTKQTGKSTIGDPTPSGALSKTSSAAATTSTDGSGNSDSSDKDNSGGGGGGGGKKTPVAAIVGGVVGGVAAIGIAGIIAFFCLRRGKKQADAGKTASPPMEQSPVQHPSVPPPSMMQQQQQQPGPHTSYYNPNYAPSVQSYLPPNQQYPQTMPPPLGGYYPAAADPSLAPTSPTASHMTHMTDPRTNSTSPGVPQWGGYPAPGPGPQQQQQPPPPHGFQPQQPVIYEASAQTSDNHRGQMHELN, from the exons ATGAAGGTCACTCAGTTGATGGCCGCTCTGGCGGCCATGTGCATATCGACGGCCGTCGAAGCCCGGCTTGTCGCGCGGATACCCCAAGCCACGCGTTCGGTCGTCCTGCCTGCGGACGGCATGTCTCCCAGGCCGACAGTGCCGCCGAGCATGCACGAGTTGCTGCGTCGCCAGGACTCGACGTCTTATAAGTTgaccatggccgtggcccccGACAACACCTGCGGATACATCTCGGGCAACGCCAGCTGGGCCTACACCTGTGGCCCTAGCGCGACATGCGGCCTCGTCTTTTCACAGCCGACTCACTCCGGTGTCGTCATGTGTTACAACGACGGGGGCTCCAACTTCCGGTTCGGATGCATGGACTACAACGACATCGTTTCGTCGAGCAAGTGTGGCGACAGCTGCGCTCAGGACACTCTTGTGCTCAAGTG CACAAACGCGGCGAGTAAATTCTGCAACACCATTGCGTTTCCTGGCGGCATCACAGACTACTGGTGTGCGGCCATTAGCGACTCTTTGGCCAACCAGGCCTTCACGACCTTCGCCGGCCAGACCATCAGCCGGTCCTACTTCACAATCACGCagacgggctcgtcgacttCACTTCTCAACACGAAGCAGACGGGCAAGAGCACTATCGGTGACCCAACTCCATCTGGCGCGCTGTCAAAAACCTCATCAgcggctgccaccaccagTACCGATGGTTCTGGCaacagcgacagcagcgacaaggacaacagtggtggaggcggcggcggcggaggcaagAAGACGCCCGTGGCAGCCATTGTCGGAGGTGTCGttggtggtgtcgccgcGATTGGTatcgccggcatcatcgcTTTCTTCTGCCTACGGCGCGGCAAGAAGCAGGCCGATGCTGGCAagacggcgagcccgcccaTGGAACAGTCTCCCGTGCAACACCCaagcgtgccgccgcccagcatgatgcagcagcagcagcagcagcctggccCGCACACGTCGTACTACAACCCCAACTACGCTCCTTCTGTCCAGAGCTATCTCCCTCCCAACCAGCAGTACCCTCAgaccatgccgccgccgcttggtGGATACTatcctgccgccgccgacccgtcGCTCGCCCCAACATCTCCCACGGCCTCGCACATGACGCACATGACGGACCCGCGCACGAACAGCACGAGCCCCGGCGTGCCCCAATGGGGCGGCTACCCGGCTCCTGGCCCGggcccccagcagcagcagcagccgccaccgccgcacggcttccagccccagcagcccgTCATCTATGAGGCATCCGCACAGACATCGGATAACCACCGTGGCCAGATGCATGAGCTCAACTGA